In a single window of the Campylobacter iguaniorum genome:
- a CDS encoding DUF6394 family protein: MNWGKVIYTFFALMSLTTTAGFLYDKSEITLFIAASINLISTLLKVGVRNMLSAELFASSLVADLHLIPAFVFLVTAGNMTVVYALVIGGAIANVFSMFLLLTEASKTRDEF; encoded by the coding sequence ATGAACTGGGGAAAGGTTATTTACACTTTTTTTGCTCTGATGAGCCTTACTACGACAGCAGGGTTTTTGTATGATAAAAGTGAGATTACGCTATTTATCGCAGCGAGTATAAATTTGATTTCTACACTTTTAAAAGTAGGTGTGAGAAATATGCTATCAGCCGAGCTATTTGCTAGCTCGCTTGTGGCTGATTTGCATTTGATACCAGCTTTTGTGTTTTTAGTGACAGCTGGAAATATGACTGTAGTTTACGCTCTAGTGATTGGTGGAGCTATAGCAAATGTATTTTCAATGTTTTTACTTTTAACCGAAGCTAGTAAGACAAGAGATGAATTCTAA
- a CDS encoding metal ABC transporter permease yields the protein MFEFLIEPFTYDFMQIAFFMALGISVVCAVLSCFLVLKSYSLLGDAMSHSVMPGMIVAYALGLPLGVGAFFSSIGCLWLIEFLKERSGLKSDAIIGICFTSFFALGLFLYSKVDSPLHINEILFGNLLGVTKESMQISLTIFAFVLGVIFLLFRRFYAVFFDEINAYIVGLNPKKYYYLMLLILSFVVVFGFSSVGVILVVAMLILPGASAFLLTSRFWLMQIYAVLLSIFSSFVGILASFHSDASTQAIIVITQAFVFVLSLLYSKFKAL from the coding sequence ATGTTTGAGTTTTTAATAGAGCCATTTACCTATGATTTTATGCAAATAGCCTTTTTTATGGCACTTGGTATAAGTGTGGTTTGTGCTGTTTTGTCTTGTTTTTTGGTGCTTAAATCATACTCTTTGCTTGGGGATGCCATGAGCCATTCGGTGATGCCTGGCATGATAGTGGCTTATGCTTTGGGGCTTCCGCTTGGCGTGGGGGCATTTTTTTCAAGCATTGGCTGCTTGTGGTTAATTGAGTTTTTAAAAGAGCGAAGTGGATTAAAAAGCGATGCGATAATAGGGATTTGCTTTACTAGTTTTTTTGCTTTGGGGCTGTTTTTGTACTCAAAAGTAGATAGCCCACTCCATATAAATGAAATTTTATTTGGAAATTTACTTGGCGTGACAAAAGAGAGTATGCAAATTTCACTCACCATTTTTGCATTTGTTTTAGGTGTGATTTTTTTGCTTTTTAGAAGATTTTACGCTGTGTTTTTTGATGAGATAAATGCGTATATAGTCGGATTAAACCCCAAAAAATACTATTATTTAATGCTTTTGATACTTAGTTTTGTCGTTGTTTTTGGATTTAGTTCTGTTGGAGTTATACTTGTGGTTGCGATGCTTATACTTCCTGGAGCGAGTGCATTTTTGCTTACTAGCAGATTTTGGCTTATGCAAATTTACGCAGTTTTGCTAAGTATTTTTAGCTCATTTGTAGGCATTTTAGCAAGCTTCCACAGTGATGCTAGCACTCAAGCAATCATAGTCATAACTCAAGCTTTTGTTTTTGTGCTTAGCTTGTTATACTCTAAATTCAAGGCGTTATAA
- the secF gene encoding protein translocase subunit SecF — protein MQIFDKGTIYDFMGKRWIFFAMSFVLFFGSIVLLATKGLNYGIDFSGGTLIQVKYEGNAPLELIRSKLATNETLKNANVTEFGSAEEITIRYAGSSDSLGSNPGEVVSNLLADTGKFEIRRVDVVGPKVGSELREKGIMAVAVSLVLILLYIAVRFEWRFALAAIFSEIHDVVITLGAISLLSIDVNLDTLAAVLTVLGYSLNDTIIIFDRIRESVTESKTIKLTQLINESVSMTLPRTIMTSITTMLAVLVLFFYGGDMIHGFSIIMIVGIIIGTISSVFIAAPMLVWFKFNVTNYRAHLADKERNKKEKEKIRAMYEKGTV, from the coding sequence ATGCAGATATTTGATAAAGGCACTATTTATGATTTTATGGGCAAAAGATGGATATTTTTTGCTATGTCTTTTGTGCTATTTTTTGGCTCTATAGTTTTGCTTGCTACAAAAGGTCTAAACTATGGTATAGACTTTTCTGGCGGTACTTTGATACAAGTCAAATACGAAGGCAATGCCCCACTTGAACTAATAAGATCGAAGCTTGCTACAAACGAAACTCTAAAAAATGCAAATGTAACAGAATTTGGTAGTGCTGAGGAGATTACTATAAGATATGCTGGAAGTAGTGATAGTCTTGGCTCAAATCCTGGTGAAGTAGTTTCAAATCTGCTAGCTGATACTGGTAAATTTGAGATAAGAAGAGTTGATGTCGTCGGACCAAAAGTCGGTAGCGAACTAAGAGAAAAAGGTATCATGGCTGTGGCTGTTTCGCTTGTGCTTATACTTTTATATATAGCTGTGAGGTTTGAGTGGAGATTTGCATTAGCAGCTATTTTTAGCGAAATCCATGACGTAGTCATTACTCTTGGAGCTATTAGTTTGCTTAGCATTGATGTAAATTTAGATACACTTGCAGCAGTTTTGACAGTGCTTGGATACTCACTAAATGATACTATTATCATATTTGATAGAATTAGAGAGAGTGTGACAGAGAGCAAAACAATTAAACTAACTCAGCTGATAAACGAGTCTGTTTCTATGACTTTGCCAAGGACGATTATGACATCTATCACGACTATGTTAGCGGTTTTGGTGTTATTTTTCTATGGTGGAGATATGATACATGGATTTTCTATTATTATGATAGTAGGTATCATCATAGGAACTATAAGTTCAGTATTTATCGCTGCTCCTATGCTTGTTTGGTTTAAATTTAACGTGACAAATTATAGAGCGCATTTAGCAGATAAAGAACGCAACAAAAAAGAGAAAGAAAAAATTCGTGCTATGTATGAAAAAGGCACTGTATAA
- the leuS gene encoding leucine--tRNA ligase, with amino-acid sequence MEYKAKNIEYKWQEIWKKDGYSEPKDDYTLPKKYILSMFPYPSGRLHMGHVRNYSIGDALSRYYRNRGYNVLQPIGFDSFGMPAENAAIKHKIHPKIWTYENIDYMIKELDSLGFSFSKKRLLATSDPLYTRWEQEFFIKMYEKGMVYRKSAIVNWCESDQTVLANEQVEDGKCWRCGNEVVQKEMPGYYLKITDYADELLECLKGLEGKWPNQVLTMQENWIGKSFGLEFEFKFDEQSKAKLDGIDGFKVFTTRPDTIYGVSYTALAPEHEVIRKLLAKGLLSDEKASKLKSIINQSPRERQTSGKDGVALDLHVIHPLTKEKIPVWCANFVLSGYGSGAVMAVPAHDERDYEFATTFGLDIKKVIDANELPYCEKNGVYINSDIINGMDYENASAAIIAKFENDNLGKRITNYKLRDWGISRQRYWGAPIPMIHCPKCGVVAEKLENLPVALPEDVVITGEGNPLDKHPSFKHCTCPKCGAEARRETDTMDTFFESSWYFARYASDERTWEQVAFDKKSVDYWMNVDQYIGGIEHAILHLLYARFFQKALRDLGYLRDSEPFASLLTQGMVLKDGAKMSKSKGNTVDPDDIIAKYGADTARLFILFAAPPQKELEWNDSAVDGAFKFINRLYDRSDKAYKTTTLPAINHANLSKEEKYARLKVYEALKKSKDVFENSFAFNTLIAACMEALNALNAQENADIWTEGYFVILNLLEPIIPHACWELSNELFELKNFIKIDLVDEVFVSDTISLAITVNGKRRGEIEASANATQNEVLQMAKVAVAKWIEGKEIIKEIYVPNKLVNLVIKG; translated from the coding sequence ATGGAATATAAAGCTAAAAATATTGAATACAAATGGCAAGAAATTTGGAAAAAAGATGGCTATAGTGAGCCAAAAGATGATTATACTTTACCTAAAAAATACATTCTTTCTATGTTTCCATATCCAAGCGGTAGGCTTCACATGGGGCACGTTAGAAACTACAGCATAGGCGACGCTCTTAGTAGATATTATAGAAATAGGGGTTACAACGTTCTTCAGCCAATTGGTTTTGATAGTTTTGGTATGCCAGCAGAAAATGCGGCGATTAAGCACAAAATCCACCCAAAAATTTGGACTTATGAAAATATTGATTATATGATAAAAGAGCTTGATTCTTTGGGATTTAGCTTTTCTAAAAAAAGGCTTTTAGCTACTAGCGATCCACTTTATACAAGGTGGGAACAAGAGTTTTTCATCAAAATGTATGAAAAAGGTATGGTTTATAGAAAATCAGCTATAGTAAACTGGTGTGAAAGCGACCAAACTGTCCTAGCCAACGAGCAAGTAGAAGATGGCAAGTGTTGGAGGTGCGGTAATGAAGTAGTCCAAAAAGAGATGCCTGGATATTATCTTAAGATAACAGATTACGCTGATGAGCTTTTGGAGTGTTTAAAAGGGCTTGAGGGCAAGTGGCCAAACCAAGTTTTGACAATGCAAGAAAACTGGATAGGCAAGAGTTTTGGTCTTGAATTTGAGTTTAAATTTGACGAGCAAAGTAAGGCTAAGCTTGATGGAATAGATGGATTTAAGGTATTTACCACTAGACCTGATACAATATACGGCGTTAGCTACACAGCCTTAGCTCCGGAGCATGAAGTCATCAGAAAACTACTTGCTAAAGGGCTTTTAAGTGATGAAAAAGCTTCAAAACTAAAATCCATAATCAATCAAAGTCCAAGAGAGAGACAAACTAGTGGAAAAGATGGTGTGGCTTTGGATTTGCACGTAATTCATCCTTTGACAAAAGAGAAAATCCCAGTTTGGTGTGCGAATTTTGTCCTTAGCGGATATGGAAGTGGCGCTGTTATGGCAGTCCCAGCTCATGATGAGAGAGATTATGAGTTTGCTACTACTTTTGGTCTTGATATCAAAAAAGTCATAGATGCAAATGAGCTTCCATATTGTGAGAAAAATGGAGTTTACATAAACTCAGATATTATTAATGGCATGGATTACGAAAATGCAAGTGCAGCCATAATAGCTAAATTTGAAAATGATAATCTAGGTAAAAGGATTACAAACTACAAGCTTAGAGATTGGGGAATTTCTCGCCAAAGATACTGGGGAGCTCCTATTCCTATGATCCACTGCCCAAAATGTGGAGTAGTGGCTGAAAAGCTAGAAAATCTTCCGGTAGCACTACCTGAAGATGTGGTTATCACTGGAGAGGGAAATCCACTAGATAAACATCCAAGCTTCAAGCATTGCACCTGCCCAAAATGCGGCGCGGAGGCAAGAAGAGAAACCGATACAATGGATACGTTTTTTGAAAGCAGTTGGTATTTTGCAAGGTATGCAAGCGATGAAAGGACTTGGGAGCAAGTCGCGTTTGACAAAAAAAGCGTTGATTATTGGATGAATGTAGATCAATACATTGGCGGCATCGAACACGCTATTTTACACCTGCTTTATGCGAGATTTTTCCAAAAAGCTTTAAGAGATTTAGGATATTTGCGTGATAGCGAACCATTTGCTAGCTTGCTTACTCAAGGAATGGTTCTAAAAGATGGTGCTAAAATGAGTAAGAGCAAAGGCAATACGGTCGATCCTGATGATATCATTGCAAAATACGGTGCTGATACTGCAAGGCTATTCATACTTTTTGCAGCTCCACCACAAAAAGAGCTTGAATGGAATGATAGTGCAGTTGATGGTGCATTTAAGTTTATAAACAGGCTTTATGATAGAAGCGATAAGGCTTACAAGACAACTACTTTACCTGCCATAAACCACGCAAATTTAAGCAAAGAAGAGAAATACGCAAGGCTAAAAGTCTATGAAGCTCTTAAAAAATCAAAAGATGTTTTTGAAAATAGTTTTGCTTTTAACACATTAATCGCAGCTTGTATGGAAGCCTTAAATGCACTAAACGCTCAAGAAAACGCAGATATTTGGACTGAGGGTTATTTTGTGATTTTGAATCTGCTTGAGCCGATCATTCCACATGCTTGTTGGGAGCTTAGCAATGAGCTTTTTGAGCTGAAAAACTTCATAAAGATTGATTTGGTAGATGAAGTTTTTGTAAGCGATACAATAAGTCTAGCTATCACAGTAAATGGCAAAAGACGTGGTGAGATAGAAGCAAGTGCTAACGCTACTCAAAACGAAGTCTTGCAAATGGCTAAAGTTGCAGTAGCAAAATGGATAGAGGGCAAAGAGATTATCAAAGAAATTTATGTGCCAAACAAGCTTGTAAATTTAGTAATCAAGGGATAA
- a CDS encoding GGDEF domain-containing protein, protein MASIINEVIKDAIKEANAKHLVLTPDNYYSVFCEVAKKRGIVVEDCQKLEKYMSKLDSPYQLELKKMNVKNVDELFAYISSRLNRLNPADTTKLLQSLVILNKRILQSINVLHNTEAKNLSNVSLQTINRQVSVDSVELMKDKWFNFLSNYDDSYLKKLEPYGIKQSDDIQKIINILLKAKLNPSENLDLKDIAELVVAALVPSIASSMNDELASISSELSKQPELLQSTGMQDDIKRFILKRVDLDKNEFKNKIGTLDEILNDIDSKISHFISISSTSQTGVKTIKQDLHGVNIAGDYTLVKEKLINIANSLDIEISDFLSKMNESDKTIKALQSKVSELEAKLDEAREEIQNDFLTGVGSKKAFNIELNRIESVYQRYGVEYCICFFDIDHFKTVNDTYGHDAGDTILSTVGKILKKYSRDVDFVGRYGGEEFVVILPRTSKQDAILFAQKILKSISGFKFIYKDEEIRITISCGVASRIKHATSKETLQKADEHLYEAKNSGRNCIKYGQ, encoded by the coding sequence ATGGCAAGCATAATTAATGAAGTCATAAAAGATGCGATAAAAGAGGCAAATGCAAAACATTTAGTTTTAACTCCAGATAATTACTATTCTGTATTTTGCGAAGTGGCAAAAAAAAGAGGCATAGTCGTAGAAGACTGCCAAAAACTAGAAAAATATATGTCCAAGCTAGATAGCCCATATCAGCTTGAGCTAAAAAAGATGAACGTCAAAAATGTCGATGAGCTTTTTGCTTATATCAGCTCAAGACTTAACCGCTTAAATCCAGCAGACACAACAAAACTCTTACAATCTTTAGTCATTCTAAATAAAAGAATATTGCAAAGTATTAATGTTTTACACAACACTGAAGCTAAAAATTTATCAAATGTTAGTTTGCAGACTATAAATAGGCAAGTTAGCGTCGATAGCGTGGAGCTTATGAAAGATAAGTGGTTTAATTTTTTAAGTAACTACGATGATAGTTACTTAAAAAAGCTAGAACCTTATGGCATAAAGCAAAGCGATGATATCCAAAAAATCATAAATATCTTGCTAAAAGCCAAGCTAAATCCAAGTGAAAATTTAGACTTAAAAGATATTGCCGAGCTTGTAGTAGCAGCACTTGTGCCGTCAATCGCTTCAAGTATGAATGATGAGCTAGCTTCCATAAGCAGCGAGCTTTCTAAGCAGCCAGAGCTTTTACAAAGTACAGGCATGCAAGATGATATCAAAAGATTTATATTAAAAAGAGTTGATCTTGATAAAAATGAGTTCAAAAATAAAATAGGCACACTAGATGAAATTTTAAATGATATTGATAGCAAAATAAGCCATTTTATTAGCATATCAAGCACAAGCCAAACTGGCGTAAAAACCATCAAGCAAGATTTACACGGCGTAAACATAGCTGGAGATTACACTTTAGTCAAAGAAAAGCTTATAAATATAGCAAATTCACTTGACATCGAGATTTCTGATTTTTTATCAAAAATGAATGAAAGCGATAAAACCATAAAAGCTTTGCAAAGCAAAGTAAGTGAGCTAGAAGCCAAGCTTGATGAGGCTAGAGAAGAGATACAAAACGACTTTTTGACCGGAGTTGGAAGTAAAAAAGCCTTTAATATAGAGCTAAACCGCATAGAAAGTGTTTATCAAAGATATGGTGTGGAGTATTGTATATGCTTCTTTGATATCGATCATTTCAAAACTGTAAACGACACTTACGGGCATGACGCTGGAGATACTATACTCTCAACAGTTGGAAAAATACTCAAAAAATACTCAAGAGATGTTGATTTTGTCGGTAGATATGGTGGCGAAGAGTTTGTAGTCATACTTCCAAGGACAAGCAAGCAAGACGCCATTTTGTTTGCACAAAAAATATTAAAAAGCATATCTGGATTTAAGTTTATATATAAAGACGAAGAGATACGCATAACCATAAGTTGTGGCGTGGCTTCAAGGATAAAACACGCAACTAGCAAAGAAACATTACAAAAAGCAGATGAACACCTTTATGAGGCTAAAAACTCAGGCAGAAACTGCATTAAATATGGACAATGA
- the yajC gene encoding preprotein translocase subunit YajC: MQEGNILTSLLPLIVLFAIFYFLVIRPQQKQQKQHKAMLEALQKGDKIVTNGGLVCEVVKPEDDFIKVKLNDDVIVRIDRAFVAKKLEKIGSENA, translated from the coding sequence ATGCAAGAAGGAAATATTCTGACTTCATTACTACCTCTAATTGTGCTATTTGCAATTTTTTACTTTTTGGTTATCAGACCACAGCAAAAACAGCAAAAACAGCACAAAGCTATGCTCGAAGCACTCCAAAAAGGCGATAAAATCGTTACAAATGGAGGACTAGTTTGCGAAGTGGTAAAACCAGAGGATGATTTTATCAAAGTTAAGCTTAATGATGATGTAATTGTTAGGATTGACCGTGCTTTTGTTGCTAAAAAACTAGAGAAAATCGGCAGCGAAAATGCGTAG
- a CDS encoding apolipoprotein N-acyltransferase — protein sequence MKSEYFLLAWMSFSKKNLSSYSTLNFIINGFAIATLLSFFIFLSIFEIVILNYIGCFLAIFGLYLLLNLDKKTWFWTGFFVGILWFYWISFSLVYYGFWYLIPLEIIAIGLVYGLLFLIAGYFKSQILRAILLVALDYFYPFNFNWFNLELIFVGTIFKPSIWSLGAVLAGLILSKKFKFGFVILAILMLLNLNLKPSQPNLLPFSVELTNTQIDQNKKWDKKYTSDIIEMNIGLIHNAINNGAKFVILPETAFPLFLERQSELFAYLKELSKDITILTGSLGYENKTTYNSAFLFQNGNVKRFDKVVLVPFGEEVPLPKFMADFINKIFFGGSSDFSSAKSVSQYEIDGIKITNAICYEASRDEIYASKPEFVVAITNNAWFMPSTEPVLQKLLLKYYAFKYQTTIYHSVNGSKSEIITP from the coding sequence ATGAAGTCAGAATATTTCCTTCTTGCATGGATGTCCTTTAGTAAAAAAAATTTAAGTAGTTATTCTACCTTAAATTTTATAATAAATGGCTTTGCCATAGCAACTTTACTATCTTTTTTTATATTTTTATCAATTTTTGAGATTGTAATTCTAAATTATATCGGCTGTTTTTTGGCTATTTTTGGCTTGTATTTACTACTAAATTTAGATAAAAAAACTTGGTTTTGGACTGGATTTTTTGTAGGGATTTTGTGGTTTTATTGGATTAGTTTTAGCCTTGTTTATTATGGTTTTTGGTATCTCATACCTCTTGAAATCATCGCAATTGGGCTTGTTTATGGGCTTTTGTTTTTAATAGCTGGATATTTTAAAAGCCAAATTTTAAGAGCAATTTTGCTTGTGGCTTTAGACTATTTTTATCCGTTTAATTTCAACTGGTTTAATCTAGAATTAATCTTTGTCGGCACTATTTTTAAGCCTTCCATTTGGTCGCTTGGAGCAGTTTTAGCTGGACTTATACTTAGTAAGAAATTTAAATTTGGCTTTGTCATTTTAGCTATTTTAATGCTTTTAAATCTAAATTTAAAGCCAAGCCAGCCAAATTTACTCCCTTTTAGCGTGGAACTTACAAACACGCAAATCGACCAAAACAAAAAATGGGATAAAAAATATACAAGCGACATAATAGAAATGAATATTGGCTTAATCCACAATGCCATAAATAATGGAGCTAAATTTGTCATCTTGCCAGAAACTGCATTTCCGCTATTTTTGGAGCGTCAAAGCGAGCTTTTTGCTTACCTTAAAGAGCTTTCTAAAGATATAACCATACTTACTGGCTCTTTAGGATATGAGAATAAAACTACCTATAATTCGGCGTTTTTGTTTCAAAATGGCAATGTAAAAAGATTCGATAAAGTAGTTTTGGTGCCATTTGGGGAAGAAGTTCCGCTGCCTAAATTTATGGCTGATTTTATCAATAAAATATTTTTTGGTGGAAGCTCTGATTTTAGCTCAGCAAAAAGCGTGAGCCAGTACGAAATAGATGGTATTAAAATAACAAATGCAATCTGCTATGAAGCCTCAAGAGATGAGATTTATGCAAGCAAACCTGAGTTTGTAGTGGCTATCACAAATAATGCGTGGTTTATGCCCTCAACCGAGCCAGTTTTGCAAAAATTGCTTTTAAAATACTACGCTTTTAAGTATCAAACTACCATTTATCACAGTGTAAATGGTAGCAAAAGCGAGATTATAACGCCTTGA
- the secD gene encoding protein translocase subunit SecD translates to MRSGKITYRLVIFILALIFGLGFSMPSFLQSQSGHKISLGLDLQGGLHMLLGVQTDEALASKVKSVASSIRYFTNKNDILVDSLKIEPDAVKLTILDGDDVKKINEMLKSIKGLDVKQDALSYTITLTEQEKIDTQKYAVDQAVETIRNRLDQFGLAEPTVAKQGEKDILVELPGIKTAADEQRAKDLIAKAAHLQLMALDDKRQDQAQSISAADAAAYGDVIYPDVKNQNFKYLIKDIPVLDGSMLVDARVAFDNQTNSPIINFTLNAEGARIFGDFTGSNVGKRLAIVLDGKVYSAPVINERIGGGSGQISGGFSVEEAHDVAIALRSGALLAPVKMLEKRSIGPSLGQQSIDQSMVALAGGAILVVLFMVIVYGLAGILANIALVVNILILVAIMALFGATLTLPGMAGILLTIGMAVDANVIINERIRELLKQGQSVSVSIQRGYENAMSAIVDSNLTTLITSAALYAYGTGPVKGFAVTMSIGIIASMLTAILGTHGMFEFLTKKIENSKNTVLWFGYKIRKAA, encoded by the coding sequence ATGCGTAGTGGTAAAATAACTTATAGACTAGTTATTTTTATTTTGGCTTTGATATTTGGGCTTGGCTTTTCTATGCCAAGCTTTTTACAAAGCCAAAGTGGTCACAAAATAAGCTTAGGTCTAGATTTGCAAGGTGGACTTCATATGTTGCTTGGCGTACAAACTGATGAGGCGCTCGCTTCAAAGGTTAAATCAGTCGCATCAAGTATTAGATATTTTACAAATAAAAATGATATTTTAGTAGATAGTTTAAAAATAGAACCAGACGCTGTAAAACTCACTATTTTAGACGGCGATGATGTAAAAAAAATAAATGAAATGCTAAAAAGCATAAAGGGTCTTGATGTAAAGCAAGATGCCCTAAGCTACACAATCACTCTAACAGAACAAGAAAAAATAGACACACAAAAATACGCAGTAGATCAAGCAGTAGAGACTATCAGAAACAGGCTTGACCAATTTGGCTTAGCTGAGCCAACAGTAGCAAAACAAGGCGAAAAAGACATTCTTGTCGAGCTTCCTGGTATAAAAACTGCAGCTGATGAGCAAAGAGCAAAAGATCTTATAGCAAAGGCAGCTCATCTTCAACTTATGGCTCTTGATGATAAACGCCAAGACCAAGCTCAGAGCATATCAGCAGCCGACGCAGCAGCTTATGGCGATGTGATCTATCCAGATGTGAAAAATCAAAATTTCAAATATCTTATCAAAGATATTCCAGTTTTAGATGGAAGTATGCTAGTTGATGCTAGAGTGGCTTTTGATAATCAAACAAACTCTCCTATTATAAATTTCACTCTCAATGCTGAGGGCGCTAGAATATTTGGTGATTTTACAGGCTCAAATGTAGGCAAACGCCTTGCTATCGTGCTTGATGGCAAAGTATATTCAGCTCCAGTGATAAATGAAAGAATAGGTGGCGGAAGTGGTCAGATAAGTGGCGGGTTTAGCGTAGAAGAGGCTCACGACGTGGCTATTGCTCTAAGAAGTGGCGCGCTTTTGGCTCCTGTTAAAATGCTAGAAAAAAGAAGCATCGGACCAAGCCTTGGTCAGCAAAGTATAGATCAAAGTATGGTTGCGCTTGCTGGTGGAGCGATTTTGGTCGTGCTATTTATGGTTATAGTTTATGGTTTGGCTGGAATTTTAGCAAACATTGCTCTTGTAGTAAATATCCTTATATTAGTTGCTATAATGGCGCTGTTTGGTGCGACTCTTACACTGCCTGGTATGGCTGGTATCTTGCTAACTATAGGTATGGCAGTCGATGCAAATGTCATCATAAATGAGCGTATAAGAGAGCTTCTAAAACAGGGTCAAAGTGTAAGCGTGAGTATCCAAAGAGGATATGAAAACGCTATGAGTGCGATCGTGGATTCAAATTTAACCACTCTTATAACTTCAGCAGCTCTTTATGCTTATGGAACTGGTCCTGTTAAAGGTTTTGCCGTTACTATGAGTATAGGAATTATTGCTTCAATGCTTACAGCGATTCTTGGAACGCATGGTATGTTTGAGTTTTTAACTAAAAAAATAGAAAATAGCAAAAATACAGTTTTATGGTTTGGCTATAAGATAAGAAAGGCGGCATAA
- the lptE gene encoding LPS assembly lipoprotein LptE → MKILLNLMMIVFLFGCGYKPVSKVSDDILGDNVWVDVIMSKTDPQNTVAIKDSIREGIIKRLGKDLAQKDSSETAIVASIASLTFNPIIYDQFGYATAYKANLVVNFRVKFQNGEIRNLSTSGEYDFQVTKRVKNTRYTDSIISDKDRYEAIKNASSEAFGEFISKLAIEGFRNGKHN, encoded by the coding sequence ATGAAAATACTATTAAATTTGATGATGATTGTGTTTTTGTTTGGTTGTGGCTACAAGCCAGTTTCTAAGGTATCTGATGATATTTTGGGTGATAATGTGTGGGTTGATGTCATTATGAGTAAAACAGATCCACAAAACACAGTTGCCATCAAAGATAGTATAAGAGAGGGTATCATAAAAAGACTCGGTAAAGATCTAGCTCAAAAAGACAGCTCAGAAACAGCCATAGTGGCAAGTATCGCCTCTTTGACATTTAACCCTATTATATATGACCAATTTGGCTACGCTACAGCTTATAAGGCAAATTTGGTTGTAAATTTCAGGGTTAAATTCCAAAATGGAGAGATAAGAAATCTATCCACTTCTGGAGAATACGACTTTCAAGTTACAAAAAGAGTTAAAAATACAAGATACACTGATAGTATTATAAGTGACAAAGATAGATATGAAGCCATCAAAAATGCATCTTCTGAAGCATTTGGTGAGTTTATATCTAAACTAGCTATTGAGGGTTTTAGAAATGGCAAGCATAATTAA